In Ictalurus punctatus breed USDA103 chromosome 3, Coco_2.0, whole genome shotgun sequence, the following are encoded in one genomic region:
- the si:dkey-56e3.3 gene encoding zinc finger protein 271 isoform X2: MSSVLAFQTQIASVMEVFANAAVAEICKVVEVSYTELQMEMLKSQKENTLLKRRLKMVEMRESFYKRANRLKDSAGGEGGRVRVKIGTIQSERRPTEETTPHDPVIHTPAQEESVMECVEQDRQSDILMLKQETTESLSKERDTETRDTTGRENVLQHDSLQQQESDEERDFLKEEQREERGDAEAHDDASWEGSMFDSSPHNLPYSGADISAGTSVNDYFLHRDAVCSYGTEVSSVSNASFPETHFPHADKRMVSQSHAGPFKPDRFVVCKYCGKHFPHASALVLHQRVHTGEKPYYCALCGKRFSQASSLKKHYGMHRGEKPFSCLHCGKLFSDQSNLKKHVNVHTGEKPYGCVQCGKTFNQSSNLKTHMKIHTREKPFSCEHCGQIFAYKSSLVKHQQRNCLTLQNPLQNPLPQF, from the exons ATGTCGAGTGTTTTAGCGTTTCAGACTCAGATCGCCTCAGTGATGGAGGTGTTCGCTAACGCCGCTGTGGCGGAGATTTGTAAAGTTGTGGAGGTGAGTTACACCGAGTTGCAGATGGAGATGCTGAAGAGCCAGAAGGAGAACACTCTGCTCAAACGGAGGCTAAAGATGGTCGAAATGCGCGAGTCGTTTTATAAAAGAGCCAACAGGCTGAAGGACTCGGCGgggggagagg GTGGAAGGGTGCGGGTGAAGATCGGCACAATACAGAGTGAACGGCGCCCCACTGAGGAAACAACACCACATGATCCTGTAATACACACACCTGCTcaagag gagagtgtgatggagtgtgtggagCAGGACAGACAGTCGGACATTCTCATGCTGAAACAGGAGACAACAGAGAGCCTCAGTAAAGAGCGAGACACAGAGACCAGAGACACAA cggGCAGAGAAAACGTCCTGCAGCACGACTCGCTCCAACAACAggag tcCGATGAAGAACGTGACTTTCTGAAGGAGGAGCAACGAGAGGAGCGAGGAGACGCAGAAGCACACGACG ATGCATCATGGGAAGGCAGCATGTTCGACTCCTCCCCACACAACCTCCCGTACTCTGGAGCTGACATCAGTGCAGGAACGTCCGTTAACGATTATTTCCTGCACAGAGACGCTGTGTGTTCCTACGGCACCGAGGTCAGCTCTGTTAGTAACGCGTCTTTTCCTGAGACTCACTTCCCACACGCTGACAAGCGAATGGTCTCTCAGTCCCACGCCGGCCCATTTAAACCCGACAGGTTCGTGGTGTGTAAATATTGTGGGAAACACTTCCCTCATGCTAGCGCTCTAGTCCTGCACCAGCGTGTCCACACGGGCGAGAAGCCGTACTACTGCGCTCTCTGTGGGAAACGCTTCAGTCAGGCGTCCAGTCTGAAGAAACACTACGGCATGCACCGAGGAGAGAAACCCTTCAGCTGCCTGCACTGCGGAAAACTCTTCTCAGATCAGAGCAACCTGAAGAAGCACGTTAATGTGCACACGGGCGAGAAACCCTACGGCTGCGTGCAGTGCGGCAAAACCTTCAACCAGTCGTCCAACCTGAAGACACACATGAAGATCCACACGCGGGAGAAACCATTTAGCTGCGAGCACTGTGGACAGATCTTCGCCTACAAGAGCAGTCTGGTGAAACATCAGCAGAGGAACTGCCTTACTCTGCAGAACCCGCTGCAGAACCCACTTCCACAGTTTTAG
- the si:dkey-56e3.3 gene encoding zinc finger and SCAN domain-containing protein 2 isoform X1, whose translation MSSVLAFQTQIASVMEVFANAAVAEICKVVEVSYTELQMEMLKSQKENTLLKRRLKMVEMRESFYKRANRLKDSAGGEGGRVRVKIGTIQSERRPTEETTPHDPVIHTPAQEESVMECVEQDRQSDILMLKQETTESLSKERDTETRDTTGRENVLQHDSLQQQESDEERDFLKEEQREERGDAEAHDGSCPDEGTSSIEADNDVTVTDASWEGSMFDSSPHNLPYSGADISAGTSVNDYFLHRDAVCSYGTEVSSVSNASFPETHFPHADKRMVSQSHAGPFKPDRFVVCKYCGKHFPHASALVLHQRVHTGEKPYYCALCGKRFSQASSLKKHYGMHRGEKPFSCLHCGKLFSDQSNLKKHVNVHTGEKPYGCVQCGKTFNQSSNLKTHMKIHTREKPFSCEHCGQIFAYKSSLVKHQQRNCLTLQNPLQNPLPQF comes from the exons ATGTCGAGTGTTTTAGCGTTTCAGACTCAGATCGCCTCAGTGATGGAGGTGTTCGCTAACGCCGCTGTGGCGGAGATTTGTAAAGTTGTGGAGGTGAGTTACACCGAGTTGCAGATGGAGATGCTGAAGAGCCAGAAGGAGAACACTCTGCTCAAACGGAGGCTAAAGATGGTCGAAATGCGCGAGTCGTTTTATAAAAGAGCCAACAGGCTGAAGGACTCGGCGgggggagagg GTGGAAGGGTGCGGGTGAAGATCGGCACAATACAGAGTGAACGGCGCCCCACTGAGGAAACAACACCACATGATCCTGTAATACACACACCTGCTcaagag gagagtgtgatggagtgtgtggagCAGGACAGACAGTCGGACATTCTCATGCTGAAACAGGAGACAACAGAGAGCCTCAGTAAAGAGCGAGACACAGAGACCAGAGACACAA cggGCAGAGAAAACGTCCTGCAGCACGACTCGCTCCAACAACAggag tcCGATGAAGAACGTGACTTTCTGAAGGAGGAGCAACGAGAGGAGCGAGGAGACGCAGAAGCACACGACG gaaGTTGTCCTGATGAAGGCACTTCAAGTATAGAAGCTGACAATGACGTCACTGTTACAGATGCATCATGGGAAGGCAGCATGTTCGACTCCTCCCCACACAACCTCCCGTACTCTGGAGCTGACATCAGTGCAGGAACGTCCGTTAACGATTATTTCCTGCACAGAGACGCTGTGTGTTCCTACGGCACCGAGGTCAGCTCTGTTAGTAACGCGTCTTTTCCTGAGACTCACTTCCCACACGCTGACAAGCGAATGGTCTCTCAGTCCCACGCCGGCCCATTTAAACCCGACAGGTTCGTGGTGTGTAAATATTGTGGGAAACACTTCCCTCATGCTAGCGCTCTAGTCCTGCACCAGCGTGTCCACACGGGCGAGAAGCCGTACTACTGCGCTCTCTGTGGGAAACGCTTCAGTCAGGCGTCCAGTCTGAAGAAACACTACGGCATGCACCGAGGAGAGAAACCCTTCAGCTGCCTGCACTGCGGAAAACTCTTCTCAGATCAGAGCAACCTGAAGAAGCACGTTAATGTGCACACGGGCGAGAAACCCTACGGCTGCGTGCAGTGCGGCAAAACCTTCAACCAGTCGTCCAACCTGAAGACACACATGAAGATCCACACGCGGGAGAAACCATTTAGCTGCGAGCACTGTGGACAGATCTTCGCCTACAAGAGCAGTCTGGTGAAACATCAGCAGAGGAACTGCCTTACTCTGCAGAACCCGCTGCAGAACCCACTTCCACAGTTTTAG